The following coding sequences are from one Penaeus monodon isolate SGIC_2016 chromosome 21, NSTDA_Pmon_1, whole genome shotgun sequence window:
- the LOC119586210 gene encoding monocarboxylate transporter 12-like — protein MTVPQHEVSPRKGDMEDEGDERQEVKTIPTPPDGGWGWVVVFASFMIHVFADGFTYTFGIYFVHLLQYYQSTAAATSWIASILVGVTLGTGPIAGILVNKFGCRLVTIAGAVLASASLFVSIYAPNVQTLYVTIGLGAGLGFGLIYLPAIVCVTGYFEKRRSFATGIAVCGSGIGTFAFSPFVEYLINELSWQNSLIILAGLMLNCVVFGALFRPLEDNTVPETCEMDAEDPTNRDSLVLNDMPRIQFTSDNSELKKNFSDANLVLQSHTPSNIQRISSHGNINPMLQNLKNAEATRMAVSQPLLPVPEKQGFISAGLDSTHSQARKSGSLPSSHHGSGLLYRKDIFYRGSLLNIQAYKQNPSSYRASMARLPDAEETPSEVEKAKVCGCVPCSRETRDAMKSLMDWELLVDGIFILFAFSNFCTSIGFNAPYIFIVDRARHLGISDKDSSYLLSVVGISNTVSRILLGYISDQPWVNRLYLYNIALTLCGIGTCASIWFYSYASQIFYAIVFGSMSGAYVGLTSVVLVDLLGMERLTNAFGLLLMFQGIASILGPPICGVLFDKTGSYDYSFLLAGSMIAISGLMLFFIPCIWRIQARKLAKQVNSNTVQ, from the exons CTGATGGCTTTACTTACACCTTCGGCATCTACTTCGTCCACTTGCTGCAGTATTACCAGTCCACGGCAGCAGCAACCTCCTGGATCGCCTCCATCCTCGTGGGCGTTACCCTCGGCACAG GTCCCATCGCCGGCATCCTGGTCAACAAATTTGGATGCCGCCTCGTGACCATCGCCGGCGCCGTGTTGGCCTCGGCGTCGCTCTTCGTGTCCATCTACGCCCCCAACGTCCAGACGCTCTACGTGACCATCGGTTTGGGAGCAG GTCTCGGCTTCGGGTTGATCTACCTGCCGGCGATCGTGTGCGTGACGGGCTACTTCGAGAAGAGGAGGTCCTTCGCCACGGGCATCGCGGTCTGCGGCTCGGGAATTGGCACTTTCGCCTTCTCCCCCTTCGTGGAGTATTTG ATCAATGAACTCAGTTGGCAGAATTCCCTGATCATATTAGCGGGTCTAATGCTTAATTGTGTCGTGTTCGGAGCGCTCTTCAGGCCTCTTGAAGACAATACTGTCCCCGAGACTTGTGAGATGGACGCAGAAGACCCAACCAACAGAGATTCCCTTGTGTTGAATGACATGCCCAGGATACAG tTCACAAGTGATAATAGTGAGCTGAAGAAAAATTTCAGTGATGCCAACTTGGTTCTGCAAAGCCACACCCCAAGTAATATCCAGCGTATTAGTTCTCATGGCAACATCAACCCCATGCTTCAAAATCTGAAAAATGCTGAGGCTACAAGAATGGCCGTCTCGCAACCAT TGTTGCCTGTGCCTGAGAAGCAAGGATTTATTTCTGCTGGCCTGGATAGCACCCACAGCCAAGCACGGAAGAGTGGCAGCTTGCCCTCGTCCCACCATGGCTCGGGTCTCTTGTACCGCAAAGACATCTTCTACAGGGGTTCTTTGCTCAACATCCAGGCATACAA ACAGAATCCAAGCAGTTACAGGGCATCTATGGCCAGGCTCCCAGATGCTGAGGAGACACCCAGCGAAGTGGAGAAGGCAAAG gtgtgtggatgtgtgccgTGCTCTAGGGAGACAAGGGATGCCATGAAGAGCCTTATGGACTGGGAGCTTCTTGTTGATGGAATCTTCATCCTCTTTGCCTTCTCCAATTTTTGCACGTCCATTGGATTCAATGCCCCTTATATTTTCATTGTG GATCGTGCCCGACATCTAGGCATCTCTGACAAGGACTCCTCATATCTGTTGTCAGTTGTTGGCATTTCTAATACAGTGAGCCGTATCTTGCTTGGTTATATTTCTGATCAGCCTTGGGTCAATCGCCTTTACCTCTACAATATAGCTCTCACCCTCTGTGGCATTG GTACCTGCGCAAGCATTTGGTTTTATAGTTATGCGTCCCAGATCTTTTATGCAATAGTCTTCGGATCCATGTCTGGTGCATATGTTGGACTAACATCTGTTGTGCTTGTGGATCTGCTGGGAATGGAGAGACTCACAAATGCCTTTGGTCTTCTCCTTATGTTCCAAGGCATTGCTTCTATTTTGGGCCCACCAATTTGCG gtGTACTCTTTGATAAGACTGGCTCCTATGACTACAGCTTCCTTCTTGCTGGCAGTATGATAGCTATTTCAGGACTGATGTTGTTCTTCATCCCATGCATTTGGAGAATTCAAGCAAGGAAGCTCGCCAAACAAGTTAACTCCAACACAGTGCAGTAA